Proteins found in one Quercus robur chromosome 2, dhQueRobu3.1, whole genome shotgun sequence genomic segment:
- the LOC126715043 gene encoding 7-deoxyloganetin glucosyltransferase-like: protein MDSKAQVADKPHAVCIPCPTQSHMKAMLKLSKLLHHEGFHITFVNTEFNHQRLMKSRGPNSFDGLSDFRFETIPDGLPPSDINATQDIPSLNESIMNNFLAPFSDLLVKLNSATSDNPPVTCIVSDGFMPFTITAAQEFKIPVVMFFSISACSLMGVLQLPSLKDKGIIPLKDESYLTNGYLDTIIDWIPGMTDIRLRDLPISFVSTIDPNEIVFRSVVDAAERAPSASGIIVHTFDELEHEVLHALSTMFPHVYAIGPLEPQLNHLSNDHLESIGYGLWKEENVCLNWLNSKAPNSVIYVSFGSIVVMTPSQLVEIGWGLANSKHPFLWIIRSDLVEGGSTILSPEFQEEIKERGLITSWCPQEEVLNHPSIGGFLTHSGWNSTIESVCAGVPMLCLPFFSDQQMNCKYTYNEWAIGMEIDFDVKREEVEKIVRELLQGDKGKKMKKKAMEWKKLAEEATSPLGSSSINLKNLVSEVLLSKG, encoded by the exons ATGGATTCAAAGGCACAAGTAGCTGATAAGCCACATGCAGTTTGTATTCCATGCCCAACTCAAAGTCACATGAAGGCAATGCTAAAGCTTTCAAAGCTTCTCCATCATGAAGGGTTTCACATAACCTTTGTGAACACTGAGTTCAACCACCAACGTCTTATGAAATCTAGAGGTCCCAACTCCTTTGATGGCTTGTCTGACTTTCGATTCGAAACCATCCCCGATGGCCTTCCTCCATCAGATATCAACGCCACCCAAGACATCCCTTCTCTTAATGAATCCATTatgaacaatttcttggctccATTTTCTGACCTCCTTGTAAAACTCAACAGTGCAACTTCAGATAATCCTCCagttacttgtattgtttcagATGGTTTCATGCCGTTTACAATTACTGCTGCTCAAGAATTCAAAATCCCTGTTGTGATGTTCTTCTCTATCTCTGCTTGCAGCTTAATGGGTGTTCTGCAGCTTCCTTCTCTCAAGGACAAAGGCATCATACCTCTTAAAG ATGAGAGCTATCTGACAAATGGGTATCTTGACACAATTATAGACTGGATTCCTGGTATGACAGACATACGTTTAAGGGATCTTCCAATTAGCTTTGTAAGTACCATTGATccaaatgaaattgtttttagATCTGTGGTTGATGCAGCAGAGAGAGCTCCTAGTGCTTCAGGAATTATTGTTCACACATTCGATGAGTTAGAGCATGAAGTTTTGCATGCTCTCTCTACCATGTTTCCTCATGTATATGCTATTGGCCCTCTAGAACCACAACTCAATCACTTATCCAATGATCATTTGGAATCAATTGGGTATGGTTTATGGAAGGAAGAAAATGTGTGCCTCAATTGGCTTAATTCAAAGGCACCCAACTCAGTGATATATGTGAGTTTTGGTAGCATAGTTGTCATGACACCATCGCAATTGGTTGAGATTGGTTGGGGACTCGCAAATAGTAAGCACCCATTTTTGTGGATAATTAGGTCTGACTTAGTTGAAGGTGGATCAACGATTTTGTCACCTGAATTTCAAgaggaaattaaagaaagagGTCTAATAACTAGTTGGTGCCCTCAAGAGGAAGTGCTAAACCACCCCTCAATTGGAGGGTTCTTGACACATAGCGGCTGGAATTCAACCATTGAAAGTGTGTGTGCAGGAGTGCCAATGCTTTGCTTACCATTCTTTTCAGATCAGCAAATGAATTGCAAGTATACTTACAATGAATGGGCCATCGGCATGGAAATTGACTTTGATGTCAAAAGAGAGGAAGTAGAGAAGATTGTAAGAGAATTGTTGCAAGGAGATAagggaaagaaaatgaagaaaaaggcCATGGAGTGGAAAAAATTGGCCGAAGAGGCCACAAGTCCACTTGGTTCCTCAtccattaatttaaaaaatttggtgAGTGAAGTGCTTTTATCGAAAGGCTAA